The DNA sequence AGGGCGATTCCAACAAACGGGATCAACGATTTCATCGGTCTCCTCCCACAGTTGGGCACAGACTTTCGGGCCCCCGAGGATCGCAGTCGCAGATCATTCAAAACGTGATTCGGTAGTGCAGATAGAGGCTGCGACCCGGAGCATCAACGCCCCAACTGATGCCGCGATAGTTTCGGTCTCCGATATTCTCCAAGTCGAAGAAGAGCTGCTGGTTCTCGCCGACCTGGATGCCGCCCCGGAGGTTGAACGTTACATAGCCGGGGATAGCGCGAAAGAGAGGCGCTTGAGAGACGCCGACACCGAGAACCCGATCCTGCACCTGAGCGAGCGTCTCACCCGTTGCCCGAAGGACATCATCGGGGGTGCCGAGAACACCGTCCGGACCAGGACCGATGAGTCCGCGAGCGGTCGCTCCGTTTCGGAAGAAGGCAGCAATGCTGGACCGAGAACGAAGGGCGCCCGTGCGTCGGTCTTCGAGATCCAGCGTCGACAGACGCGGTTGCCGGCCCGCCGCATGCAAGTAGGGTTCGATCCACAACCGGCGTGTGACCGTGTAGCGCAGTCGCAACCACGCATCAGGCGCAGGCGTGCCACCTTCGATATTCGGTGGGGCACCCGTCTGTTTATCCTCCGCCCAGAGATAAGTGAAGACCCCTCCAACCGTGAGCCGGTCAGTCAAACCGAGATCAAGCGCCTTCTCGATACCCCATATGCGCACGTCGCCAAAATTCGCGCGCACTAAAACCGGAGCCGATGACAGGGCGACAAAAACTATACCATTGGGTTCTTGCCGGACAATTCGTTCGCCCCCGAGCATTTTGCCAACAGCACCCGGAGGAAGGATCAATGCTTGTTTAGTGATGGCTTCGGAGAGGTCGTTAATGAAGCCCGTCAGATCAAGTTTCAGCCGGCCACGACGCAGGCGAATGGCCAGGTCATAGCTGTCACTGAGCTCGGGACCGACCTGCGTGACGGGAAGCCCCGTGGAGACAGCCGTGTGATCGGCCGTTGACCCGATGAGTCCTCCCAGGGGAGCCGCCTCAGGGCCCGTGACTTCAAATCCTGAGCCCGTCAATCCCAGAGTCCCCAGATCAGTGATATGGGGAGCGCGAAATCCCCGACTATAGTGGAAGGAGAGTCCCAGCGAAGGAGTCAGTTGAACGAGGGCTCCCGCTCGCCCGCTGACATTATCCACCCGGAGCGAATCATCCGGCCACAGGCGTCGCCCGTTGACTTCCGGAGCATCGCTGGCCCGAGCGCGATAGGAAGCAGCACTGTAGCGCACGCCTCCAACGAGTTTCAGCCGCTGTCCGAAGATCCCGCTGGTCGCCTCAATGTAGGCGGCTCCGCTCCGGAAGAGCGCGCCGTCAGGAACTCGCGGGCGACGGGGGATCGTGATCGGCGTGGGTCTGACCGGTTGCACACCGAAGCCGGGAGCGCGAACCCGTTCGTGGTAATATTCCGCTCCCAGACGCAATGACGACGAGCGCCATAATTTATCCGCCTGGGCCGTGACGCCGTGAACCCGCGTCTTCTCGTATTCGTGG is a window from the Blastocatellia bacterium genome containing:
- a CDS encoding TonB-dependent receptor; translated protein: MMRRVVVMAFALLSLVVVLSPGVFGAAEESRRATITGTVLDATGAAVEGARIVLRAGQNPGLSATTSDLGQFAFSDIPLGSYELEVTAEGFAEQRSSIRVVEPRTYQITITLAPGALIEELTITAEPGLVSEHRQSVQAVTVIDQQDISLRAKAVLVQSVQQEAGIHLQRTSPTLGGVFVRGLTGNKVNVYVDGVRYSTAAARGGINTFLNLVNPTNLDAIEVLRGPRSTDFGSDAIGGSVQLVTPAPTLSSGPREWHGQWGITFDTATLGYGSHLRTTMGTKTFGFLSNLAGLRANTLRPGGGFDSHSALTRFLGLRSDTVHGSRLPDTAFTQYGGLLNLTWNPRPTHTISIHYQRGQQDGGKRYDQLLGGDGNLIADLRNLMLDFFYVRYHKQTLGALDLVTLRYSYNAQREERVNQGGNGNPQATIAHEYEKTRVHGVTAQADKLWRSSSLRLGAEYYHERVRAPGFGVQPVRPTPITIPRRPRVPDGALFRSGAAYIEATSGIFGQRLKLVGGVRYSAASYRARASDAPEVNGRRLWPDDSLRVDNVSGRAGALVQLTPSLGLSFHYSRGFRAPHITDLGTLGLTGSGFEVTGPEAAPLGGLIGSTADHTAVSTGLPVTQVGPELSDSYDLAIRLRRGRLKLDLTGFINDLSEAITKQALILPPGAVGKMLGGERIVRQEPNGIVFVALSSAPVLVRANFGDVRIWGIEKALDLGLTDRLTVGGVFTYLWAEDKQTGAPPNIEGGTPAPDAWLRLRYTVTRRLWIEPYLHAAGRQPRLSTLDLEDRRTGALRSRSSIAAFFRNGATARGLIGPGPDGVLGTPDDVLRATGETLAQVQDRVLGVGVSQAPLFRAIPGYVTFNLRGGIQVGENQQLFFDLENIGDRNYRGISWGVDAPGRSLYLHYRITF